The following proteins are co-located in the Diorhabda carinulata isolate Delta chromosome 4, icDioCari1.1, whole genome shotgun sequence genome:
- the LOC130892584 gene encoding probable DNA-directed RNA polymerase III subunit RPC6 translates to MSTEEHQNGNVTENDETENLLLELAKANEEGISNEDIKKHMPDIPLTEITVIINKCLRNGTFELFKTKDNLLYKYKDPTKKTTVKGADSEEKVVYKIIEEAGNKGIWIRDIRYSSNLNMTQLNKVLKSLETKKLIKSVKSVSASKKKVYMLYDLEPDSTVTGGAWYQDQDFESEFVDVLSQQCHRFLVEKLEESTKTSEGPLLIRNRSYATASDVHKFISELGISKISLSIDDIESILYTVVLDNNAERIVAANGSYLYKATNRFLNSPGIVKTTCGVCPVAHRCADTGLINPKACTYLTDWLDQ, encoded by the exons atGAGTACAGAAGAACATCAAAATGGCAATGTAACAGAAAATGATGAAACCGAAAATCTTTTACTTGAACTGGCAAAAGCAAATGAAGAAGGTATATCGAATGAAGACATAAAAAAACATATGCCTGACATACCACTTACAGAAATTACAGTAATCATTAATAAATGTTTGAGAAATGg aaCTTTCGAGTTGTTTAAAACTAAAGATAATCTTCTATACAAATACAAGgatccaacaaaaaaaacaactgtGAAAGGAGCAGATAGTGAAGAAAAAGTAgtgtataaaataattgaagaagcGGGAAATAAAGGGATTTGGATAAGGGATATTAGATATTCTTCTAATTTAAATATGACCCAATTGAATAAAGTATTAAAAagtttagaaacaaaaaaacttataaagTCTGTAAAATCTGTATCG GCTAGCAAAAAGAAAGTTTACATGTTATATGATTTGGAACCAGATAGTACTGTAACAGGTGGCGCCTGGTATCAAGATCAAGACTTTGAATCTGAATTTGTAGATGTTTTAAGCCAACAGTGTCATagatttttagttgaaaaattgGAAGAATCTACTAAAACCTCTGAAGGTCCTCTTTTAATAAGGAATCGTAGTTATGCTACTGCAAGTGAtgttcataaatttatttcagaattgGGAATTagtaaaatttcactttctataGATGACATAGAAAGCATTTTGTATACTGTAGTTTTGGATAACAATGCTGAAAGAATTGTAGCTGCAAATGGTTCTTATCTATACAAAGCTACTAATAGGTTCTTAAATTCTCCTGGTATTGTCAAAACTACATGTGGTGTGTGTCCAGTTGCTCATAGATGTGCTGATACAGGTCTAATTAATCCTAAAGCTTGTACTTATCTCACAGATTGGTTGgatcaataa
- the LOC130892573 gene encoding uncharacterized protein LOC130892573, translating into MSLKKEDLVKAYNLILKCQYDKPLYLNVGMDDEMKQILQTSKKIENASKKEGLREGISAGRDSNFQESFDRGFEEGFRNGFLLGKCKGILIAESKLMTSDEKTHALLENISLGSCEICKNQDSLIDEENIDNLTEIQIKSFNKNVQTLISNFGENILSDITK; encoded by the exons atgagtttaaaaaaagaagatttggTGAAGGCTTATAACCTAATATTAAAGTGTCAATACGATAAAcctttatatttgaatgttggAATGGACGATGAAATGAAACAGATTTTACAGACATCCAAGAAGATAGAAAACGCTTCgaaaaaa gAAGGATTAAGAGAAGGCATTTCAGCAGGACGTGATAGCAATTTTCAAGAAAGTTTTGATAGAGGCTTTGAAGAAGGCTTTAGAAACGGGTTTCTATTGGGAAAATGCAAAGGAATCTTAat AGCAGAATCAAAACTTATGACATCAGATGAAAAAACACATgctttattagaaaatataagcCTAGGCTCTTGCGAAATCTGCAAAAATCAAGATTCTTTGatagatgaagaaaatattgataacctCACAGAAATACAGATTAAATCTTTCaacaaaaatgttcaaactttGATTTctaattttggagaaaatataCTGAGtgatataacaaaataa